The nucleotide sequence GTTTGCGTACACATTCTCCGCTTTTATCCTTTTTGAATCCAAAATTTGTACACACCGTTTTCTTCTTCTGTTTTGACTAATTGGTGGCCACCAGATTTGGACCAAGCTGTTAAGTCAGCTGTTGAACCTTTATCTGTAGCGTGAATTTCTAAAATTTCTCCTGTTTCAAGTTCATTCATCGCCTTTTTCGTTTTGACAATTGGCATCGGGCATGCAAGGCCTTTCGCATCTAGTACTTTTTTTACTTCCATTCGAATTTCCTCCTTTTTGATTAACGGACCGCACAACGGTTAGGTCCAATCTCCATTTCACGTTGTTTTTCTAAGTCTGGCGTTAATTTCCCCATGTTTGTTTGGCGAATTTCTTGATAAGCGTTCGGCTGAGGTGGAAGGTTTTCCGTTACAATTTGACGAAACTCTTCATCGTCCTCAATATTTAACCCGTGATTTTCCTTAAATAAAATACCAAGTTTCTTTGCTACTGTACCGTCGTCATTTAATTCGTCCATGATCATAAAGTGAGCTGGCAAGACGATCAGCTCTTCAGACAGGTTGCGATAACGCTTGTAGAGCGTTTCTCGTAAATCACTTACCCAATCTTCTGCTTTCCCTGCTAAATCAGGGCGTCCTATGGAATCGATAAATAATATATCTCCCGTTAGTAAGTACGTCTGATCGACGACAAATGAGGTGGAGCCGATCGTATGACCTGGTGAATAAAGTGCATGAATGTCGATCGTTGTTTTCCCAATTTGAATCTTCTCTCCATCTTGTAACGGCTCATAGGAGAATGTCACTTCCGTTGCATCTTTCGGTGGGAGCCAGTACGTTGCTTCCGTTTTCTCTGCAATCTCCCGTCCCCCCGAAATATGGTCTGCGTGTAAATGTGTGTCTAAAACATGTTTAATGGCAACACCTTTTTGATCAGCGAATGATAAAAATGTATCCGTCATTCTTGTTGCATCAATGATTGCAGCTTCTCCTTCAGAAATGACCATGTAAGACAAACACCCTTTTCCGATACGGACAAATTGATACATCTCGCCACCGTTTGGAAGATCGCCAACTTTTACAGGATGTAAATATTCACTAAAAGAGCGCATCCCCCCTGATAGGTAAGAAACCTCTAATCCTTTTTCTGCAAGCATTTCCGCTACCATAATGGATGAGCCTTCTTTCGCACATACGACAAGAATGTCTTCGTCTTTTGGTAATTGATCTAAAATTTCTTCAACACCATCAAGTAAGTCAAAGTATGGGACATTTAAGTGTTGAACCGTTTCACCTTCTATTTTCCAATCTTGAAAGTCTTCTTCGTTTCGAACGTCTAATAGAAAAATTGGTTCCTTGTTCAAAATTTTTCTCGTTAACGTTTCAGAAGTCATCGATTTTACAGTCATCTTCTATTACCCCCTATGGTATATTATAATTTAAAAAAATTTAGCTTAAAGTGATTTGCTTTCTCCCTTCCATTCATTCATGCCAGGCACAACGTTAAAAACGTTTTGAAATCCAAGTTTAGTTAACGTTTGGCATGCGAAGTCGCTTCTATTACCTGTTCGACAAATGACGTAAAGTGGTTTTGTCGATTCTAATTGGTTCACTTGATCTTGTAACTGTCCTAAAGGGATGTTCATTGCGTTTGGGATATGACCAAAAGCAAATTCTGCTTCTTCACGTACATCTAATAATACGATGTCTTCTTTTTTTATTAATTTTTCTTGTAACTCATCGTTAGTAATCGTGTTTGGGTGTTTTTTTTCAAGCGTCTCATCATTCGATGACTTGCGCAAAAAATGAATGAGAACCTCTCCTTCTTCCTTCGTTCCGATGTATTGATGCCCTGAGCTTTCTGCCCACGCTTTCATATCAGCTTTTGATCCTTTATCTGTTGCTTCAACTTGCAAAACTTGCCCTGCATCTAACGCAGCCATCGCTTTTTTCGTTTTGACAATTGGCATTGGACAGGCTAAACCTTTTGCATCTAAAACGTGGTCTACATTAATCGTTTTCATTTCTGAATCCTCCCGTTACCCTATAGGGTATAAAATTATTGAAAAAAATTTACTCTACTGGTCCTTCCCATGCTAACATACCACCGATCATGTTTTGTACGTGGTAGCCGTTTTCCATTAAAAAGGTTGTAGCTTGTTTACTACGTGCTCCTGATCGACAAATCATTGTATATACTTTATCTTTGTCTAGTTCGTGCATACGAAATTCAAGTAACGACAACGGAATATTAATGGCGCCCGGTACCTTTCCTTGTTGAACTTCCTCTACTTCACGTACATCAATTAAATGAATATCTTCTTTTTTATGAATGAGCTGTTCCACTTCGTTTACTGTAATTTCTTTCATGTGAAATCCTCCTCATGTCGTCCGTTTTTCTTAAATAAACAAGTTCACATTGCCTTCTTCGGCATCGGCTAAATAAGCAGCAACTCCAGCGTAGTCGATATGATCGAGAAGTTCATCTTTTTGTAAGCCTAGTAAGTCCATTGTCATCGTGCACGCGACAAGTTTTACGTCTTGTTCTTGTGCCATTTCAATTAACTGAGGCAAGGTCATCGCATTATGCTTTTTTATAACTTGCTTGATCATTTTTGGTCCAAACCCAGCAAAGTTCATTTTCGAAAGCCCCATTTTGTCGGCTCCTCTTGGCATCATCTTTCCAAACATTTTTTCTAAAAACCCTTTTTTCAACGCGATTGGCTCATCTTTGCGAAGGGCGTTTAATCCCCAAAATGTATGGAAGATCGTCACTTCATGGTCATAGGCAGCCGCCCCATTCGCAATAATGTATGCAGCCATCGCCTTGTCATAATCTCCGCTAAATAGTACAATTGTAGTCTTTTTCTTTTCACTCATTCATTCTTCCTCCGTTTTTACCCCAGTGGGTATATTGATTTATAAAAAAATTTCTTTATTTTCCTTTTCGAATCCAAAATTTATAGATACCATTCGCTTCTTCATGTTCTACCATTTCATGTCCACTTGACCTTGCCCATGCTGTTAAATCTGCAAGAGATCCTTTATCAGTCGTATGAACCTCTAATACTTCTCCGACTTGCAGCTCATTCATTGCCTTCTTTGTTTTCACAATTGGCATTGGGCAAGCCAATCCTTTTACATCTAATAATGTATTGCTCATGATGTCCCCTCCTACATTTTACCTTTACCCCTATGGGTATATTATGAAACAAAAAAAGATTTGTCAATACCGTCTCATCGACTTTTGACGAGAAGGTTGACGGCTTCTTTTATAAGTTCATCCGTGCTTTCACCTTTCTTAGCAGCTTCTGTTACACACTCTACTAAATTTGAGCTAACTATCACACCAATACTTCGATCTAGCGCTGAACGAACAGCCGACATTTGGGTAATGACTTCTTTGCAATCTTGGTTTTCTTCCATCATGCGTATAATTCCTCGAAGCTGCCCTTCAATTCGTTTCAATCGATTTTTTACTTGCGGATCGTAATTCATTTTTTACCCTCCTTCACTCTTACACTTTTATTGTTTACAGCAAGGGCGATTCAATAATTGATACCCTACAACGTTGATTCCTTTTTTCGTTAGAAAGCGTATGCTTAAATTTTTTTCGATATGGCTTTCAGCGACGACAATTACGTCATCCTTTCGGTAACGACCGTAATTTCGCTTTAAATACGCAATTGGAATATTTACAGCCCCACTTACCGGCGTATGATGTGCTTTTGTATAATCTCTTACATCGAGAATAAGCGTTTTTTCTTCCCGATGTGACAGGTTGGATAAACATTGAATCCCACGAACCGGTACATATCGATTGTATAAAAGTAATAGCACGAGAGCTAGAAATAATATATGAATGATAGCCATTAACTTAGCTCCTTTAACTTGATATGGTTATATCATATACCCCTATAGGTATATTGTCAACACTTTAATTCAAATTTTTTCTACCCACCTTGTGCCTTTATCAACTCATGAAATACATATACCTATATATTAAGCTGGGAAACTATCGTTATTAACTATTTTTATTCATCATAAGATGAACATTGAAGGTGTATCAATGCTTTTGGAAGGGAAAGGTCTCCCCTTTCCCATTCCACATACGGCTACTCTCCTTTATAAGACGTCACTCCGAATGTTTGATTGTAGTGATAGCCGTTAAAGTAGATATCTAAATCGTGAAATAATCGGTGAAGCATTCGCATCGCTTGACGATCATCAGAGTTAATCACTTCGGTTGCATATTTCTCGATTTTGCCAAAGTCCTCGTTTAAATCGTTGTTATCGATTTGGATTCCATCTAATGCAGCCAATATTTCTTCGGCTTTCGTTTTTTGTGT is from Bacillus kexueae and encodes:
- a CDS encoding rhodanese-like domain-containing protein, translated to MKEITVNEVEQLIHKKEDIHLIDVREVEEVQQGKVPGAINIPLSLLEFRMHELDKDKVYTMICRSGARSKQATTFLMENGYHVQNMIGGMLAWEGPVE
- a CDS encoding DsrE/DsrF/DrsH-like family protein, with translation MSEKKKTTIVLFSGDYDKAMAAYIIANGAAAYDHEVTIFHTFWGLNALRKDEPIALKKGFLEKMFGKMMPRGADKMGLSKMNFAGFGPKMIKQVIKKHNAMTLPQLIEMAQEQDVKLVACTMTMDLLGLQKDELLDHIDYAGVAAYLADAEEGNVNLFI
- a CDS encoding sulfurtransferase TusA family protein, whose product is MSNTLLDVKGLACPMPIVKTKKAMNELQVGEVLEVHTTDKGSLADLTAWARSSGHEMVEHEEANGIYKFWIRKGK
- a CDS encoding sulfurtransferase TusA family protein, whose translation is MEVKKVLDAKGLACPMPIVKTKKAMNELETGEILEIHATDKGSTADLTAWSKSGGHQLVKTEEENGVYKFWIQKG
- a CDS encoding metal-sensitive transcriptional regulator; its protein translation is MNYDPQVKNRLKRIEGQLRGIIRMMEENQDCKEVITQMSAVRSALDRSIGVIVSSNLVECVTEAAKKGESTDELIKEAVNLLVKSR
- a CDS encoding sulfurtransferase TusA family protein; this encodes MKTINVDHVLDAKGLACPMPIVKTKKAMAALDAGQVLQVEATDKGSKADMKAWAESSGHQYIGTKEEGEVLIHFLRKSSNDETLEKKHPNTITNDELQEKLIKKEDIVLLDVREEAEFAFGHIPNAMNIPLGQLQDQVNQLESTKPLYVICRTGNRSDFACQTLTKLGFQNVFNVVPGMNEWKGESKSL
- a CDS encoding MBL fold metallo-hydrolase; this translates as MTVKSMTSETLTRKILNKEPIFLLDVRNEEDFQDWKIEGETVQHLNVPYFDLLDGVEEILDQLPKDEDILVVCAKEGSSIMVAEMLAEKGLEVSYLSGGMRSFSEYLHPVKVGDLPNGGEMYQFVRIGKGCLSYMVISEGEAAIIDATRMTDTFLSFADQKGVAIKHVLDTHLHADHISGGREIAEKTEATYWLPPKDATEVTFSYEPLQDGEKIQIGKTTIDIHALYSPGHTIGSTSFVVDQTYLLTGDILFIDSIGRPDLAGKAEDWVSDLRETLYKRYRNLSEELIVLPAHFMIMDELNDDGTVAKKLGILFKENHGLNIEDDEEFRQIVTENLPPQPNAYQEIRQTNMGKLTPDLEKQREMEIGPNRCAVR